The region CCTACAGTTCATGTAACGTCGAAACTATCTGCTCTGATCGTGAAGCCCAAGAAAGTTGGTAAGAAGCAATCTGATGAGGATAAAAAGGGATGACCCGTATAGCCGTTTATGCTGACTGGGACGGCCTTGCAACCCCTCGACGCTTGGGTTTTATTCATGCTCGGCGTGGTGCCGGAGGGGAGCTTTTCGAGTTCGAATATGACATCGGGGCGCTGACTGATCCGCAACTGAATATGATTCAATTGGATCCGCGGATCGGCCTCTTTGCAGGCCCCCAGTATCCCGAACAAGGGCGGACAACTTTCGGGATGTTGGCAGACGCGAGTCCTGACCGTTGGGGACGCATGCTCATGAAACGACGGTTGGAACGCGAAAAGCGAACTGGCAATGCCGCCCAGAATGCCAGGCTATTCGAATCTGATTTTCTTCTCGGTGTGCACGACTCCTATCGCGCCGGAGCCCTGCGCTTTAAGCTTAATGACCAAGGCCCGTTTCTCGACAACCACGATGGTATGGCCGCGCCACCCATGGTCTGGTTGCGCGAACTGGAACATGCGAGCCGGTCTCTGGAACAGGACGAAGACAATACCGCCGCGCATGGCAACGATTGGTTGCGAATGCTGCTCGCACCCGGAGGCTCTCTCGGTGGAGCCCGCCCTAAGGCTAGTGTGGTTGACCATGAAGGGCAGCTTTGGATAGCCAAGTTCCCAAGCGTTCGCGATACGCATGACGTGGGCGCTTGGGAGCTAGTCGTAAATTCACTGGCAGACGCATGCGAGCTTCGGGTTGCTAGCGGAACAGCAGCTAAATATGCAAGCTTACACCACTGCTTCATGGTCAAACGCTTTGACCGCACAAACACCGGCAACCGGCTTCACTTCGCATCCGCCATGACCCTCACCGGTCATACCGATGGCGAAGATGCCTCTACCGGTGTCAGCTATCTGGAATTGGCAGAGGTTCTTATAACCCGGGGCGCAAACACCAACGCCGATCTACGCGAACTATGGAGCCGCATTGTCTTCAATATGCTGGTATCCAATACCGACGATCACTTACGCAACCACGGATTCATTCTAGAACCAGGACGGGGCTGGCATCTTTCCGATGCCTACGATATGAATCCGGATAAATACGGCCAAGGTCTCAAGTTGAACGTCAACGAAAACGACAATGCACTTGATCTTGAACTGGCGCGCTCAGTCGCGAGTTATTTCAGAGTATCAAATAATGATGCAAACGAAATTATTGAGAATTTCCAAGGGATAGTTAGCCAATGGCCGATAATTGCCAGTGAGTTGGGCATTTCTCAGCAAGAGCAGGAGGACATCGGCGTAGCCTTTAGACTCGCGGCAACATGACTTTGCTTTTTTTCAGGGTTGCTTGCAACCAAAGATGGGGGTCTGCTTCGGGTTGGGAGTACGCATTGGCTGAGATAAAAGGCTGCCAGTCACCGTCACATTCTGATTAGTGGCTGGTAAGCGCCGTATTGCAGACCAAGTTGGCATAGATAAAGGTGGCAGTTTTGCCCGGCTCGACAAAATGTTTAATGGCGAGCCCCGGCAAATGCTGGAAACCTTCAAGAATCCATCTGGCAACAAACCGCAGCTTGATTTGTTTTGGCTTAAAGCATAAAGTAAGGATTCCTTACTTAGTCATGTTGGAGAAATGCCATGCTCGCTAAAATGACCTCCAAGAACCAACTTACTCTGCCCAAGAGCATTACCGCTGCGGTTGGCCCTGCGGAATATTTCGATGTGGAAGCCTGCAATGGGCAGATTGTGCTCACCCCGGTGCGCATACAGCGTGGCGACGCCGTGCGTGCCAAACTCGCCGAGCTGAACTTGAACGAACAGGATATCGCCGATGCGGTTGACTGGGCACGTCAATCGTCTGAATCTAAAAAGCCCGCAAACTAATGCCGCGTTCAAAACGCATCCCTCGCGTAGTGATCGATACCAATTTGGTGTTGTCCGCGCTGGTATTTGCACAAGGGCGGCTAACGCCACTGCACCTGGCATGGCAAGGCGCGCAGTGTCAGCCGCTGTTATCGAGCGTTACAGCCGCAGAACTGATACGTGTGCTGGCCTATCCAAAATTCAAACTCACTACCGCAGACCAGCAAGAGCTGCTTGCCGACTACCTGCCCTACTGCACCACGGTGCGCATGCCCCTCCAGCCACCCGCAACGCCTGACTGCCGCGACAAGTTCGACTTGCCGTTTCTGCAACTCGCAATTGCCGGCAAGGCAGATTATCTGGTGACGGGCGATCAGGACTTGCTGGCCCTCGCCGGCCAGTTTGTCTGCCCCATCATTACCGCCGATCAATTCATGAAAACGCTCAATAAATGACCACCCACGACATCGCCGGCAAACTCTGGAATCTTTGAAGCGAGCTTCCTTGGCCAAGTAAGCGATAGGGGTCAGCATCGCAATGGTTTTGAGCAACGACTGGTTTGGGTCGGGAGCTGACTTAGTTCGTAGATCTTTCCGATGACCGCAAAGGCCGATGAACTGCCGGCTGAAAAATTTCCGTGGCTGGCGGCAAGTGGCACGCGGCAAGCAGGTCAATGTTCCACACTCAACAGCACTTGCCCGGGTGTCCGTTCCACGTCTACGCCGTTCTCTGTGGTGATATAGCTTAGATAACAGTGAGGCATGGGGTTGGTCAGTACAGCGGAGTTCAGGATCGCATATACAAACCCCTCGCACCTTGCTGAGATTGTCACAAGGCCGGGATGGCCTTCACGGTGCAGTCTTCCGCCTACTTGGTGTGTTAGCGTGTGGTTCTCCTTGTCGACAAGCATCGGGTACTTGCTTGCCGCATTGCGCAGATCGATAAGAGCCGCGTCACAACGCACAAGATGCACACGGCGTTCAATGCGGATACCTGGCTCGATGAATCCAGCATCATCCAGTAATCCATGGCGCCAATGGTGAGCAGTTTCGTAGATGGTCGTTTCGACTGAATCCGCGCCGTACCAGACACCAAACGACCCGTCGGAAAACCGGCTACTTGTCCACCGCCTGAAAGGGAAGCCGATTGCTTCATCCCAGGCAGCCTCCTCGAATGGGCGATGTATGACTGGGGTGTGTGAAATGTAGGTGGCAGGCTTGGCTTGAAACTCCAAATCGATAGCAGCCTGCCAGTCTTCCGGCCTGTCGCTCAAATCATCGAACAGATTTTCTGATACGCGAAGCGACACGATATTGCGATAGAGATCGCCGTGCGTATCTGCAAGTTTCAACCGATCGAAAATTCCGTCAGTCGTCACTGTCCGCGCATCCTGTCCAGATAGCTGCGCACCATGAGCAACCCGGCGAAGCCGAACGTGCCGATTACCTCGACGGGGGATGCACCCTCGAAAGCCTTGTTCCGGGTGCTCATCCACTTGTACGCCAAATCCCGGTTATGCGGGAACAGTAAGCGCAGGTTTTTGTGGATTGCCAGAAGATGTCCGGCGCGCTCGGTAGCGTCGCGGCTTGTTGCTATAGGCGCGCCTTTGCGATACCGAGACAACGCCCCGCGATTATCGCGAGCCAGCCCCAGCAAGTCCAACTGCGCTTCTGTGCTGAGCGCCCAATGCTCAAAGAGCTGCATCAGCATTTGCGCGATTGCGCCACGGTCCGGGGTGCCAGATACTTCTGTTGTTTGCGCGTTTGTCATTTAGTTTGCCTCCTGTACGTGATAAGTGTAACAAAAAAAGTGATAAAAACAACTAAATATCTTAACTTCACCCAACGAGCATTCTCCGGTAGAGTTCGAGGGTTCATTTTCATCAACCCATCAATAAAGTGTCAGCATGAGTACAAATAATCCAGATTCCGATCCATTCGCCTACATGGCCGAATTGCCGGACGGTTTATCCGAAGGCGAGAAAGCCGGGTTCGAGCAGCAGTTGAGTGAAAAACAGCATCAACTGGAGCGCGTTTCGGGCGCCGACACGATGGAACGTGCCCGCCTGCAACTGGACATCGCCGAAATTCTGGTTTTTCTGGAACGCAAGGAAGAAGCCTGGAAGTTGGCGCGGGAAGCCTTTGATATCTCGTTGCGGCATGAATCCTGGCAGGATGCCGTAGAAGCCTGCAATGTGCTTTACCAGACCGAACAGCCCGCCTCGATCCCCGCGCTGGGGATGGGCGTCTGGCTGGCGGTGACCTTCCCGGTCGAGCCCGAGCTTACCTATGCCATGCTGGAACACGTGGTCACTGAAACGCCAGCGCATTCGGATGGTGCAGCGCTTGCCGCGGTTACGACGCGCTATGTGATTGACATTCGCGCTGACGATGCGCAGCACGAGAACCTGAGCCTGCTGGCCAATAATCTTATTGCCCGCGTGGCCGCGCGCCACAGCAATGTGCGGGATCAGCAGGCCCTGGATGCCTGGATGGACAAGCTGGGCTTGCGCGATCCGCAAGTGTTTTTGCCCCGCTTGAGCCAGGTTGTGAATACCATCGCCGGGGACTCCTGGTGGTTTGACCGTAATGCCTTGCGCGATAAATTACCCCATTAGCCATCTCGCAGCCTGATCGGCAAGCTGGGTTAAAATCGGTTCTGCCAGTTAAATAAATCCCCTAGAGGTCTTCATGAACATCCGCACTGTCGCCACCACCCCATTCAACGACCAGAAGCCGGGCACTTCTGGCCTGCGCAAGAAAGTGAGTGCTTTTCAGGCTGCGCATTATCTGGAAAACTTCGTCCAGGCCATTTTCGACACCATTGCCGCCCCCTCGGGCAGCACGCTGGTGGTCGGCGGCGACGGCCGCTACTACAACCGCGAAGCCATCCAGGTCATTCTGAAAATCGCCGCAGCCAACGGCTTCGGCAAGGTGCTGGTGGGGCAGGGCGGCATTCTATCCACCCCGGCGGCTTCCTGCGTGATCCGCAAATACCGGACTTTCGGCGGCATCATCCTCTCCGCCAGCCATAACCCGGGCGGCCCGGATGGCGATTTCGGCATCAAGTACAACACCGCCAACGGCGGCCCGGCGCCGGAGAAGATCACCGACGCGATTTTCGCGCGCAGCAAGGCGCTGGAAAACTACCGCCTGGCCGACGCGCCCGACGTGGCGCTGGACCGGCCGGGTAGCTTCAGCCTCGGCGCCATGGCGGTGGAAGTGATCGACCCGGTGGCGGACTACGCTGATTTGATGGAATCCCTGTTCGACTTCGCGGCCATCCGCGCCTTGCTGCAAGGCGGCTTCCGTATCTGTTTTGACGCCATGCACGCGGTGACCGGCCCCTATGCCAGGGAGATCATCGAGCAGCGCCTCGGCGCGCCTGCCGGCACGGTGATCAATGGCGTGCCGCTGCCGGATTTCGGCCAGGGCCACCCCGACCCCAACCTGACCTATGCGCACGAGCTGGTCGAGATCATGTACGGCGATCATGCGCCCGATTTCGGCGCCGCATCGGATGGCGACGGCGACCGCAACATGATTCTGGGCAAGCATTTTTTCGTTAACCCATCCGACAGCCTCGCCGTGATCGCCGCCAATGCGGCGCTGGCGCCGGGTTATGCGAAAGGCCTGGCGGGCGTGGCGCGCTCCATGCCGACCAGCGGGGCGGCCGACCGGGTGGCCGCGAAGCTCGGCATTCCCTGCTATGAAACGCCGACCGGCTGGAAATTTTTCGGCAACCTGATGGACGCGGGCAAGGTCACCCTGTGCGGCGAGGAAAGCTTCGGTACCGGCTCCGACCATGTGCGCGAGAAGGACGGCCTGTGGGCGGTGCTGTTCTGGCTCAACATCCTGGCGAAGCGCGGCCTGCCGGTGGAGGACATCGTGCACCAGCACTGGGCGGAGTATGGCCGCAACGTGTACTCGCGCCACGATTACGAAGGCCTGCCGTCGGATGCCGCTTCTGAGCTGATGGCGCACCTGAAAAGCCAGTTTGCCAGTTTGCCGGGCCGGAAATTCGGCGGCTATACGGTCAAGCTGTGCGACGATTTCAGCTATACCGATCCCATCGACGGCAGCGTGAGCACCGGCCAGGGGCTGCGCGTCATTTTCGAGGACGGCTCGCGCATCGTGTTCCGCCTTTCAGGCACCGGCACCGAGGGCGCCACGCTGCGCATCTACCTCGAAGCCTTCGAGCCGGACGCGGCCAGGCAGAGGATGGATGCGCAGGAGGCGTTGTCCGGCCTGATCGCCATCGCCCACGAATTGTCCGGGCTCAAGGCGCGCACCGGGCGCGACCAGCCGACGGTGATTACCTGATTGGTGAGGCGTGAGGGGTTAGAGGTGAGGCGGAAAGTCAAAGTCATCGGCACCGAACCCGGTTTTTCCCCTTACCCCTCACGCCTCACCCCTAACCAAGGATTCAAATGAGTAATTCCTATTCCGATGCCTCCATCCGCGTGCTGCGCGGGCTGGAGCCGGTCAAGCAGCGGCCGGGCATGTACACGCGCACCGACAATCCGCTGCATATCCTGACCGAGGTGGTGGATAACGCCGCCGACGAGGCGCTGGCGGGGTTCGCCAAAGTGATCAGCGTGCGCCTGCATGCCGACGGTTCGGTTTCGGTTAGCGACGACGGGCGCGGCATCCCGGTCGGCATCCATCCCGAGGAGGGCGTGTCGACGGTCGAGGTGGTGTACACCCGCCTGCATGCGGGTGGCAAGTTCGACAAGAAGGCTGGCGGCGCCTACCAGTTTTCCGGCGGCCTGCATGGCGTCGGCGTGTCCGTGACCAATGCGTTGTCACAGCGCCTGGAAGTGTCGGTGACGCGCGAGGGCGGCGTGCACCATATCGTGTTTTCCGGCGGCGACGTGGTGGAGCCGCTGACGCAGATTCGCACCGCACCCAAGCGCGCTTCCGGAACTTCCGTGCGGGTGTGGCCGGATGCGCAGTATTTCGATAGCGGCGACATTCCGCCCGCCCAGCTCGAACGGGTATTGAAGGCCAAGGCGGTGCTGCTGCCGGGCGTGCGCGTGGTGCTGGCGATCGAGGACAAGGACGGCATTCTCAAGGAAGAGAAGGAATGGCTGTACCAGGACGGCCTGTCCGACTATCTCAAGTCGCAGCTGGCGGATTACCTGCTCGACGGCCTGTTCTGGAAGCTCGCCCGGTATGCGCCCGCCGGACATGAGTCCTTTGCCCAGGGCGAGGGCGCGGAATGGGTGCTGGCCTGGACCGAGGAAGGGCCGATCGTGCGCGAGTCCTACGTCAACCTGATCCACACGCCCGCTGGCGGCACGCATGAATCCGGCCTGCGCGACGGCGTGTTCAATGCGCTGAAGAGCTTCATCGACCACCACAGCCTCTTGCCCAAGGGCGTCAAGCTCACCGCGGACGACGTGTTCAGCCGCATTTCCTTCGTGCTCTCGACCAAGATGCTGGACCCGCAGTTCCAGGGCCAGACCAAGGAAAAGCTCTCGTCGCGCGACGCCCTGCGCCTGGTCGCCTCCATGGTGCGCGACCCGCTCGAACTGTGGCTCAACGAGCACCAGGAAGCGGCGAAAAGAATCGCCGATCTGGCCATCAAGGCCGCCCAGGTGCGCCAGCGCGCCGGGCAGAAGATCGAGAAGCGCAAGTCCTCCGGCGTGGCGGTGCTGCCGGGCAAGCTGGCCGACTGCCAGTCGGATAATCTGGAAGAGCGCGAGCTGTTCCTGGTCGAGGGCGATTCCGCCGGCGGCTCCGCCAAGCAGGGACGCAACAAGGATACCCAGGCCATCCTGCCCTTGCGCGGCAAGGTGCTGAACACCTGGGAGCACGAGGCCGACCGCATCTTCGCCAACAACGAGATCCACAACATCGCCGTGGCGCTCGGCGTCGATCCGCATGCGCCGGACGACACGCCGGACCTGACCGGCCTGCGCTACGCGAGGGTGATCATCCTGGCCGACGCGGACGTGGACGGCAGCCACATCCAGGTGCTGCTGCTGACCCTGTTCTACCGCCATTTCCCGGCGCTGGTGCGCACTGGCCGGGTGTGCGTGGCCCAGCCGCCGCTGTACCGCGTCGATGTCCCGGCGCAAGGCAAGAACAAGCCGGCGCGCAAGTTCTACTGCCTCGACGATGGCGAACTGGAAGGCACGCTCGACCGCCTGCGCGCCGACAAGGTGCGCGAGGGCGCGTGGCAGGTCTCGCGCTTCAAGGGCCTGGGCGAAATGAACCCGGTGCAGTTGTGGGAAACCACCCTCAACCCCGATGCGCGCCGCTTGCTGACCTTGCGAACGGACGATTTCACCGGCTACGTGCGCGAAGTGTTCAACAAGCTGATGGCCAAGTCCGAGGCAGCTTCGAGGCGGGCGTGGATGGAGGAGGCGGGGCATCTGGTAGAGGCGGACGAGTGATGTGTGTTCACCGTGTCTTAAAGGGTGTTCAAAACGAAGATCAAAGCAAGACGGTCTCTTTTTGGCAAGATTGAAAGTCGTATGGGGAGGTATGTATGAAGAAAACATGGGTTCTGGTCACGGTTTTTCCTTTTTTGCTCCTGGGGGCCGTGGGTAATGCCGGTCCTCTGGATCAGCTGAAGAATTTCAGGCTTGATCCGAAGTCCATTGCCAGGCCGAAACAGACCGCCGTGGAATTTCAGTTCTCGAATTTCAAACTGAAGCCGGATTCGGGCCGGGATTCACGTACCTGGACTGTTGACCTGCGAATCACCGAGTCGATCGAGAATGCATATCTGGTCAGGACCGTCTTTCAGAACCGGGGCGGAGAGGTGCTTTTTTCGGGGGACGACATCAATCTTCCGGCTGGCAATGCGGGCAAGACCTACCATTTGACGCGTCAGTTCCAGAAGAGTCCGGATGTCTCCGCCATTGTCTTTGAGGTGTTCAGCCAGGCTGAAAACAGGGCCGTGGCTTCGCAAAGCTTTCCCTTGTCAGCCGTGTCCTCTTACGACATGCAGGGAGCAACTTCTTCCAGCCAGCCCAACGTGCCGCAAAGGGTTCCGGACCGCAATGCAAACCTGAATACGGACATCGAGTATTCCCTGATATTTATGTCCGCGCAGGAGAAATTCCAGATACAGAACAACAGTGCTTATCCGCTGAAGGTCAGTGAAATGACGGCGAAGGCGAGATTTCTGGTGGGCATTGATGAAGATATCCCTGTTCGTTGCGATCCCAAGGAAATACAGCCGGGGAGAAGCGTCGTCTGCGAGTATTCAAACGTGCCCATGAGCTGCGCGACCCTGGCGGGGATAGATTTCAGATTCAAGCTCAACGGGGTTGTTTACCAGGAGGAGCTGAAATTCGATGCACCCGCTATCAGGAAGATAAGCAGCGAACCCGTTATCAGGATTGAGAAGGCAAAATCAACCGGGGGCCGGTCTGACATGAAGGGATCAGGTATAGCGCATGTCACGGTAAGGGGGAGTTACGTCAAGCAGGGCGCAAAGTTGACGATGAAAGCGTTCGTGAGTGTCGATAGCGATATGTTTCCTGTGGTGTTTGTTGGCCGTCAGGAAGATGACGGAATTCATGCGCAGATTGAAGTTGTCGGGTCGCGCGATACGGTTGCGCCGGACAAGTTCTGCTTCCGTCTCGCGGAAATTACCACCGACGACATGTGCGGTGGAGCAGGTGCGCTGCTTTACAGAAATCCGTTCAACAAAGATGAACTCAAGTATTCGCAGCCCTCCGGCCGCGAGGCAAATTATTTCTTGAATAATGCGCATTGCAAGTGAGCTGCCGGCAAAGAACTTGCCCACAGGTTTGACCGTAAATCCGGAATCGAAATCGACAACAGCAAGCCGGCGCGCAAGCCCACATGGGAATTCAGCAGCCTGGGCGAGTGAGTTTCAAAACAAGGGAAAACTGGTAGTATTGCCCCTGGATTTTTTGATGACAAATAATTAGGGAGTTCTCGCATGATACGTGGTGCGGTATTTCTGAACATGCTGCTGCTGTGCTGTGCGGCGGTTACGCCTGTATTCGCCATTCAGGGGTCTTTTCAAGGATCACAGCAGGATTCCAGCCTGTCCGGATCCTCGCTCTGCCTGTCATGTCATGATGGTTCGACCGCAAGAAATATGCATGCGCCAGACATTACACGCTGGGATTCACACCCCTTGGGCGTGATCTACCCGATCAGGGACGGATATCGTTCGCAATGGGAAGCCGAGCAGAGAGGCGTGGTCATTGTCGAGCAGATGGTCGAGTGCCAGAGCTGTCACTACCCGCACAACATGGGCCCCATGGGCGGCATGGGCGGCAAAACCAATCAGCCTTTTTTGCGCGTTGCAAACATGGGGAGCAACCTGTGTTTCGCCTGTCATGACAAATAGCCTTGGCCAGGGTTTATATCAACCCGTTCTTTGCATATCAATTTGCCTGGATATTTGATCGGCGGATGATTACAATGATTGCGTTGCAATCAATTGGGTGAGAAAAATGGCCAGCATTACGATCCGAAATCTCGATGACAGGCTCAAAACCAGTCTGCGCCAGCAGGCGGCGCGTCATGGCTGGTCGATGGAAGAAGAGGTCCGCCAGATCCTGCGCAGAGTAGTCATGCCTGCACAGGAGGAGGGCAGCTTTGCTCAGCGCATACATCAAAGGTTTGCAGAGCTTGGTGTCGATGAACTGCCGATTCCCGAACGCCAAGCCACACGACAGCCACCACAGTGGAATGATTCGTGAGCCAGCATTACCTGCTGGATACCAATATCCTGTCGGAATTGATGCGCCCCCAACCAGATGACAATGTACTGGCCTGGTTTGAGTGCCAACCGGACGCGGTGTTTGCGGTGAGTGTCATTGCCCGGGCGGAAATTCTGCTGGGCATCGCCCTTCTGCCTTCTGGCAGGCGGCGTGATGAACTTGCCAATGCGGCGGAACGGATGTTTCAGGAAGATTTTTCCGGACGTAGTTTGCCATTTGATGACAGGGCGGCAGATGAATATGCCGCGCTCGTGGCTGCTCGCACCCGTTCAGGCCACCCCATCAGTACTGAAGATGCGCAGATTGCCGCGATTGCGTTAATTCATGATCAGCGTCTGGTAACGCGCAATATCAAGGATTTTGCCGGCATAGCCGGATTGAGCATAGTCAATCCCTGGGGCGCACCATCGGATAATGTGAACAGGTAACGAGTATTTAGATGAAAGATGAAATCGACAACAATACCCCCGACCTGTTTCCGCACCTGGATGTAACAATGGAAGAGCCTCACGCTGAATTGCCGCCGCCCGAGCCACCACCGCCGACCGTGGATGTACTGGCCGAGGAGCCGCGGGACGACCTGGCGGACTACGCGAAAGCCGCTTATCTGGCCTATGCCATGGCGGTGTCCAA is a window of Sulfuricella sp. DNA encoding:
- a CDS encoding alpha-D-glucose phosphate-specific phosphoglucomutase, whose translation is MNIRTVATTPFNDQKPGTSGLRKKVSAFQAAHYLENFVQAIFDTIAAPSGSTLVVGGDGRYYNREAIQVILKIAAANGFGKVLVGQGGILSTPAASCVIRKYRTFGGIILSASHNPGGPDGDFGIKYNTANGGPAPEKITDAIFARSKALENYRLADAPDVALDRPGSFSLGAMAVEVIDPVADYADLMESLFDFAAIRALLQGGFRICFDAMHAVTGPYAREIIEQRLGAPAGTVINGVPLPDFGQGHPDPNLTYAHELVEIMYGDHAPDFGAASDGDGDRNMILGKHFFVNPSDSLAVIAANAALAPGYAKGLAGVARSMPTSGAADRVAAKLGIPCYETPTGWKFFGNLMDAGKVTLCGEESFGTGSDHVREKDGLWAVLFWLNILAKRGLPVEDIVHQHWAEYGRNVYSRHDYEGLPSDAASELMAHLKSQFASLPGRKFGGYTVKLCDDFSYTDPIDGSVSTGQGLRVIFEDGSRIVFRLSGTGTEGATLRIYLEAFEPDAARQRMDAQEALSGLIAIAHELSGLKARTGRDQPTVIT
- the parE gene encoding DNA topoisomerase IV subunit B; protein product: MSNSYSDASIRVLRGLEPVKQRPGMYTRTDNPLHILTEVVDNAADEALAGFAKVISVRLHADGSVSVSDDGRGIPVGIHPEEGVSTVEVVYTRLHAGGKFDKKAGGAYQFSGGLHGVGVSVTNALSQRLEVSVTREGGVHHIVFSGGDVVEPLTQIRTAPKRASGTSVRVWPDAQYFDSGDIPPAQLERVLKAKAVLLPGVRVVLAIEDKDGILKEEKEWLYQDGLSDYLKSQLADYLLDGLFWKLARYAPAGHESFAQGEGAEWVLAWTEEGPIVRESYVNLIHTPAGGTHESGLRDGVFNALKSFIDHHSLLPKGVKLTADDVFSRISFVLSTKMLDPQFQGQTKEKLSSRDALRLVASMVRDPLELWLNEHQEAAKRIADLAIKAAQVRQRAGQKIEKRKSSGVAVLPGKLADCQSDNLEERELFLVEGDSAGGSAKQGRNKDTQAILPLRGKVLNTWEHEADRIFANNEIHNIAVALGVDPHAPDDTPDLTGLRYARVIILADADVDGSHIQVLLLTLFYRHFPALVRTGRVCVAQPPLYRVDVPAQGKNKPARKFYCLDDGELEGTLDRLRADKVREGAWQVSRFKGLGEMNPVQLWETTLNPDARRLLTLRTDDFTGYVREVFNKLMAKSEAASRRAWMEEAGHLVEADE
- a CDS encoding AbrB/MazE/SpoVT family DNA-binding domain-containing protein; this translates as MLAKMTSKNQLTLPKSITAAVGPAEYFDVEACNGQIVLTPVRIQRGDAVRAKLAELNLNEQDIADAVDWARQSSESKKPAN
- a CDS encoding type II toxin-antitoxin system VapC family toxin codes for the protein MSQHYLLDTNILSELMRPQPDDNVLAWFECQPDAVFAVSVIARAEILLGIALLPSGRRRDELANAAERMFQEDFSGRSLPFDDRAADEYAALVAARTRSGHPISTEDAQIAAIALIHDQRLVTRNIKDFAGIAGLSIVNPWGAPSDNVNR
- a CDS encoding putative toxin-antitoxin system toxin component, PIN family, producing the protein MPRSKRIPRVVIDTNLVLSALVFAQGRLTPLHLAWQGAQCQPLLSSVTAAELIRVLAYPKFKLTTADQQELLADYLPYCTTVRMPLQPPATPDCRDKFDLPFLQLAIAGKADYLVTGDQDLLALAGQFVCPIITADQFMKTLNK
- a CDS encoding RES family NAD+ phosphorylase, producing MTTDGIFDRLKLADTHGDLYRNIVSLRVSENLFDDLSDRPEDWQAAIDLEFQAKPATYISHTPVIHRPFEEAAWDEAIGFPFRRWTSSRFSDGSFGVWYGADSVETTIYETAHHWRHGLLDDAGFIEPGIRIERRVHLVRCDAALIDLRNAASKYPMLVDKENHTLTHQVGGRLHREGHPGLVTISARCEGFVYAILNSAVLTNPMPHCYLSYITTENGVDVERTPGQVLLSVEH
- a CDS encoding MbcA/ParS/Xre antitoxin family protein → MTNAQTTEVSGTPDRGAIAQMLMQLFEHWALSTEAQLDLLGLARDNRGALSRYRKGAPIATSRDATERAGHLLAIHKNLRLLFPHNRDLAYKWMSTRNKAFEGASPVEVIGTFGFAGLLMVRSYLDRMRGQ
- a CDS encoding HipA domain-containing protein gives rise to the protein MTRIAVYADWDGLATPRRLGFIHARRGAGGELFEFEYDIGALTDPQLNMIQLDPRIGLFAGPQYPEQGRTTFGMLADASPDRWGRMLMKRRLEREKRTGNAAQNARLFESDFLLGVHDSYRAGALRFKLNDQGPFLDNHDGMAAPPMVWLRELEHASRSLEQDEDNTAAHGNDWLRMLLAPGGSLGGARPKASVVDHEGQLWIAKFPSVRDTHDVGAWELVVNSLADACELRVASGTAAKYASLHHCFMVKRFDRTNTGNRLHFASAMTLTGHTDGEDASTGVSYLELAEVLITRGANTNADLRELWSRIVFNMLVSNTDDHLRNHGFILEPGRGWHLSDAYDMNPDKYGQGLKLNVNENDNALDLELARSVASYFRVSNNDANEIIENFQGIVSQWPIIASELGISQQEQEDIGVAFRLAAT
- a CDS encoding plasmid stabilization protein; translated protein: MASITIRNLDDRLKTSLRQQAARHGWSMEEEVRQILRRVVMPAQEEGSFAQRIHQRFAELGVDELPIPERQATRQPPQWNDS